A section of the Salmo salar chromosome ssa05, Ssal_v3.1, whole genome shotgun sequence genome encodes:
- the LOC106595974 gene encoding gastrula zinc finger protein XlCGF57.1 isoform X1, with product MKSKPGKKQHNKTKMSKHHRNPIKTECGRQSDDFDCSREEPDINQSPYITKGVCNNSILIKEEPKDFERQGMGEEQNRSIPSFQKNHIEHQNTSNPMTGCSQISRSPMVMLTRLSNVVVKTLLRDTKVCLVKEENPEEPDGVSTSQFFPCPHCTISFTDCYFLENHIKTKHPKQYLAMLKSQVSKSKTVYAPTHSCPHCSCMFHTPRQLHVHTRQAHPSPSLRKLHPCPYCARSFQYIARLHTHCKVWHKMSVTFTDGYLSCADCGKSFKNCWGLGPHQCHKPEDTKLEDGPVCMNIGMPCSECGKSCSSPRNLRIHMRTHTGEKPYVCKECGKSFSEDSSYRKHMMIHSGVKPFKCQDCGKDFARMGRLRVHMTIHSGEKSFSCSKCDKRFAYKDCLKLHLRTHSGERPFKCTVCGKDFAYRNYLKLHLKIHNNERNYHCGVCGLKFINSAALKTHQRTHTGERPFHCTVCDKTFFRHEHLKNHQRTHTGEKPYTCTECGKSFTQSGDLTKHKRIHTGERPFECSECHRRFICSADLTRHMRIHNNSRPYPCQECDKRFRLANHLKIHMRTHTGERPYSCPRCHRTFARTHHLSGHLPRCR from the exons ATGAAGAGCAAACCTGGGAAAAAGCAACACAACAAAACCAAGATGTCTAAACACCATCGAAACCCCATCAAAACAGAGTGTGGAAGACAGTCCGATGATTTTGACTGCAGTAGAGAAGAACCAGACATTAACCAATCACCCTACATTACTAAAGGAGTTTGTAACAACTCTATCCTAATCAAAGAGGAACCAAAAGACTTTGAACGGCAGGGAATGGGAGAAGAACAAAACCGTTCTATTCCTTCCTTCCAGAAGAACCACATCGAACATCAAAATACATCCAATCCAATGACCGGGTGTAGCCAGATATCAAGGAGTCCTATGGTGATGCTAACAAGATTGTCTAAT GTGGTGGTTAAGACTCTTCTGCGAGACACTAAAGtgtgtttggtgaaggaggaaaacCCAGAAGAGCCCGATGGAG tctctactTCTCAGTTCTTTCCTTGTCCACACTGCACCATCTCCTTCACTGACTGTTACTTCCTGGAGAACCACATCAAGACCAAACACCCGAAGCAGTACCTGGCCATGTTGAAAAGCCAAGTCTCAAAGAGTAAAACCGTGTATGCCCCCACACACAGCTGTCCCCACTGTAGCTGCATGTTCCATACCCCACGGCAACTACACGTCCACACCCGTcaggcccacccctctccctctctgagaaAACTCCACCCCTGCCCCTATTGTGCCCGCAGCTTCCAGTACATAGCCAGACTGCATACTCACTGCAAGGTTTGGCACAAAATGTCTGTCACTTTCACAGATGGATACCTCAGTTGCGCTGACTGTGGAAAGAGCTTCAAGAATTGCTGGGGACTGGGGCCTCACCAGTGTCACAAGCCTGAGGACACTAAGCTTGAGGATGGCCCTGTCTGTATGAACATTGGCATGCCATGCTCAGAGTGTGGCAAAAGCTGCTCTAGTCCTCGGAATCTGCGCattcacatgcgcacacacaccggCGAGAAGCCTTACGTCTGCAAGGAGTGTGGCAAGAGCTTCTCAGAAGACAGCAGTTACCGCAAACATATGATGATACACTCGGGGGTCAAGCCATTCAAATGTCAGGATTGTGGAAAGGATTTTGCCCGGATGGGGCGCCTCCGAGTTCACATGACTATTCACTCTGGCGAGAAGTCTTTCTCTTGCTCCAAATGTGACAAGCGGTTTGCATACAAGGACTGTCTGAAGCTTCACCTGCGCACACACTCAGGGGAGAGACCTTTTAAATGTACTGTGTGTGGTAAAGACTTTGCCTACAGAAATTATCTGAAGTTGCATCTGAAGATCCACAACAATGAAAGGAACTACCATTGTGGGGTTTGTGGGCTGAAGTTCATAAACAGTGCAGCGTTGAAAACCCACCAGCGCACACACACTGGGGAGAGGCCTTTCCACTGCACAGTGTGTGACAAGACATTTTTCCGACATGAACACCTGAAGAACCACCAGCGCACTCACACAGGTGAGAAACCATACACCTGTACTGAGTGCGGTAAAAGCTTCACTCAGTCTGGAGATCTGACCAAACACAAGCGCATCCACACTGGGGAGAGGCCATTTGAATGTTCTGAATGCCACCGACGGTTTATCTGTTCTGCTGATCTGACCAGACACATGAGGATCCACAATAACTCACGGCCATATCCCTGCCAGGAGTGTGACAAGAGATTCCGCTTGGCCAACCACCTTAAAATTCACATGAGGACCCACACTGGGGAGAGACCATACTCCTGCCCCCGCTGCCATCGCACCTTTGCTCGCACCCACCACCTCTCTGGTCACCTGCCTAGATGTCGCTGA
- the LOC106595974 gene encoding zinc finger protein 501 isoform X2, giving the protein MKSKPGKKQHNKTKMSKHHRNPIKTECGRQSDDFDCSREEPDINQSPYITKGVCNNSILIKEEPKDFERQGMGEEQNRSIPSFQKNHIEHQNTSNPMTGCSQISRSPMVMLTRLSNVVVKTLLRDTKVCLVKEENPEEPDGDGYLSCADCGKSFKNCWGLGPHQCHKPEDTKLEDGPVCMNIGMPCSECGKSCSSPRNLRIHMRTHTGEKPYVCKECGKSFSEDSSYRKHMMIHSGVKPFKCQDCGKDFARMGRLRVHMTIHSGEKSFSCSKCDKRFAYKDCLKLHLRTHSGERPFKCTVCGKDFAYRNYLKLHLKIHNNERNYHCGVCGLKFINSAALKTHQRTHTGERPFHCTVCDKTFFRHEHLKNHQRTHTGEKPYTCTECGKSFTQSGDLTKHKRIHTGERPFECSECHRRFICSADLTRHMRIHNNSRPYPCQECDKRFRLANHLKIHMRTHTGERPYSCPRCHRTFARTHHLSGHLPRCR; this is encoded by the exons ATGAAGAGCAAACCTGGGAAAAAGCAACACAACAAAACCAAGATGTCTAAACACCATCGAAACCCCATCAAAACAGAGTGTGGAAGACAGTCCGATGATTTTGACTGCAGTAGAGAAGAACCAGACATTAACCAATCACCCTACATTACTAAAGGAGTTTGTAACAACTCTATCCTAATCAAAGAGGAACCAAAAGACTTTGAACGGCAGGGAATGGGAGAAGAACAAAACCGTTCTATTCCTTCCTTCCAGAAGAACCACATCGAACATCAAAATACATCCAATCCAATGACCGGGTGTAGCCAGATATCAAGGAGTCCTATGGTGATGCTAACAAGATTGTCTAAT GTGGTGGTTAAGACTCTTCTGCGAGACACTAAAGtgtgtttggtgaaggaggaaaacCCAGAAGAGCCCGATGGAG ATGGATACCTCAGTTGCGCTGACTGTGGAAAGAGCTTCAAGAATTGCTGGGGACTGGGGCCTCACCAGTGTCACAAGCCTGAGGACACTAAGCTTGAGGATGGCCCTGTCTGTATGAACATTGGCATGCCATGCTCAGAGTGTGGCAAAAGCTGCTCTAGTCCTCGGAATCTGCGCattcacatgcgcacacacaccggCGAGAAGCCTTACGTCTGCAAGGAGTGTGGCAAGAGCTTCTCAGAAGACAGCAGTTACCGCAAACATATGATGATACACTCGGGGGTCAAGCCATTCAAATGTCAGGATTGTGGAAAGGATTTTGCCCGGATGGGGCGCCTCCGAGTTCACATGACTATTCACTCTGGCGAGAAGTCTTTCTCTTGCTCCAAATGTGACAAGCGGTTTGCATACAAGGACTGTCTGAAGCTTCACCTGCGCACACACTCAGGGGAGAGACCTTTTAAATGTACTGTGTGTGGTAAAGACTTTGCCTACAGAAATTATCTGAAGTTGCATCTGAAGATCCACAACAATGAAAGGAACTACCATTGTGGGGTTTGTGGGCTGAAGTTCATAAACAGTGCAGCGTTGAAAACCCACCAGCGCACACACACTGGGGAGAGGCCTTTCCACTGCACAGTGTGTGACAAGACATTTTTCCGACATGAACACCTGAAGAACCACCAGCGCACTCACACAGGTGAGAAACCATACACCTGTACTGAGTGCGGTAAAAGCTTCACTCAGTCTGGAGATCTGACCAAACACAAGCGCATCCACACTGGGGAGAGGCCATTTGAATGTTCTGAATGCCACCGACGGTTTATCTGTTCTGCTGATCTGACCAGACACATGAGGATCCACAATAACTCACGGCCATATCCCTGCCAGGAGTGTGACAAGAGATTCCGCTTGGCCAACCACCTTAAAATTCACATGAGGACCCACACTGGGGAGAGACCATACTCCTGCCCCCGCTGCCATCGCACCTTTGCTCGCACCCACCACCTCTCTGGTCACCTGCCTAGATGTCGCTGA
- the LOC123743047 gene encoding zinc finger protein 595-like — protein MNEEQKLFLVDLVIVGLVLSQFFPCPHCTISFTDCYFLENHIKTKHQKQYLAMLKSQVSKSKRVYGPTHSCPHCSCMFHTPRQLDIHTRQAHPSDRPQKPAPPRRTGRPHRVQEKFHTCPQCSRRFKYLGSLLKHCKNLHKMAVVLIDGHLSCADCGKSFENCWGLDPHRCHEPEDTKPKDTKPVICLEVGFHCSECGKILTTPTSLNTRVRMHTREKLYECKECGKRFSNGSCLGKHLLIHKGGSKNSNARIVGRLSPRQTF, from the exons ATGAATGAGGAACAAAAGCTGTTTCTGGTGGATTTGGTAATTGTTGG TCTTGTCTTGTCTCAGTTCTTTCCTTGTCCACACTGCACCATCTCCTTCACTGACTGTTACTTCCTGGAGAACCACATCAAGACCAAACACCAGAAGCAGTACCTGGCCATGTTGAAAAGCCAAGTCTCAAAGAGTAAAAGAGTGTACGGCCCCACACACAGCTGTCCCCACTGTAGCTGCATGTTCCATACACCACGACAGCTAGACATCCACACCCGCCAGGCCCACCCCTCTGACCGTCcccagaaacctgcccctccccGGAGAACTGGCCGTCCCCACAGGGTTCAGGAGAAATTCCACACCTGCCCACAGTGTTCCCGCAGATTCAAGTACCTGGGCAGCCTGCTGAAGCACTGCAAGAATTTGCACAAAATGGCCGTTGTTCTCATCGATGGACACCTCAGTTGCGCGgactgtgggaagagctttgAGAATTGCTGGGGACTGGATCCTCACCGGTGTCATGAACCAGAGGACACTAAACCTAAGGACACTAAGCCTGTGATATGTCTGGAAGTCGGCTTCCATTGCTCTGAGTGTGGCAAGATCCTCACAACTCCTACAAGCCTGAACACTCGCGTGCGCATGCACACCAGAGAGAAGCTTTACGAATGCAAGGAGTGCGGCAAAAGATTCTCGAACGGCAGCTGTTTAGGCAAACACCTGCTGATACACAAGGGGGGGTCAAAGAATTCAAATGCCAGGATTGTGGGAAGGCTTTCGCCCAGGCAAACCTTCTGA
- the LOC106592383 gene encoding gastrula zinc finger protein XlCGF57.1-like — protein sequence MGTKRHGNLGITQTEHEPQSGDDSTGRDESDCTQALSKSTSSTHHSDSSPLHKDPVVVLTRLAEVVVKTLLKDIKVCLVKEETDVRKDEDDHGGSPQFFPCPHCTISFTDCYFLENHIKTKHQKQYLAMLKSQVSKSKRVYGPTHSCPHCSCMFHTPRQLDIHTRQAHPSDRPQKPAPPRRTGRPHRVQEKFHTCPQCSRRFKYLGSLLKHCKSLHKMAVVLTDGHISCANCEKSFENCWGLGPHRCHEPEGNKPKDAKQMVCKEVGFQCLDCGKILTTPTSLNTHMRIHTGEKPYVCKECGKRFSDTSAYRYHLLIHNGVKPFKCQDCGKAFKQKSLLRKHMTVHSGERKYSCSQCDRRFAYRESLKLHLRTHSGERPFKCTVCGKDFADKGYLKTHLKIHSNQKNYHCGVCGQKFIRIGVLNIHLRSHTGERPYHCTVCDKQFARLDHLKNHQRTHTGEKPYTCTECGKSFTQSGDLTKHKRLHTGERPFECSECHKRFICSASLTLHVRTHTHRDVKPYSCQECGKSFYEQSHVNGHMKIHKGKRFSCPHCFISFARKSNLSKHLLRCHKPK from the exons ATGGGGACTAAACGCCATGGAAACCTGGGTATAACACAAACAGAACATGAACCACAATCAGGTGATGACTCTACCGGCAGAGATGAATCAGATTGTACCCAAGCCCTCTCAAAGAGCACCAGTTCAACTCATCATTCAGATTCTAGTCCACTCCACAAGGATCCTGTGGTAGTGCTAACCAGGTTGGCTGAG GTGGTGGTTAAGACACTTCTGAAAGACATTAAAGtgtgtttggtgaaggaggagacGGATGTCAGGAAGGATGAAGACGACCATGGAG GTTCTCCTCAGTTCTTTCCTTGTCCACACTGCACCATCTCCTTCACTGACTGTTACTTCCTGGAGAACCACATCAAGACCAAACACCAGAAGCAGTACCTGGCCATGTTGAAAAGCCAAGTCTCAAAGAGTAAAAGAGTGTACGGCCCCACACACAGCTGTCCCCACTGTAGCTGCATGTTCCATACACCACGACAGCTAGACATCCACACCCGCCAGGCCCACCCCTCTGACCGTCcccagaaacctgcccctccccGGAGAACTGGCCGTCCCCACAGGGTTCAGGAGAAATTCCACACCTGCCCACAGTGTTCCCGCAGATTCAAGTACCTGGGCAGCCTGCTGAAGCACTGCAAGAGTTTGCACAAAATGGCCGTTGTTCTCACCGATGGACACATCAGTTGCGCAAACTGTGAGAAGAGCTTTGAGAATTGCTGGGGTCTGGGGCCTCACCGGTGTCATGAACCAGAGGGCAATAAACCTAAGGACGCTAAACAGATGGTCTGTAAGGAAGTCGGCTTCCAATGCTTAGATTGTGGCAAGATCCTCACTACTCCTACGAGCCTGAACACTCACATGCGCATCCACACTGGAGAAAAGCCTTATGTCTGCAAGGAGTGCGGCAAGCGCTTCTCAGATACCAGCGCTTACCGTTATCACTTGTTAATACACAATGGGGTCAAGCCATTCAAATGTCAGGACTGTGGGAAGGCTTTCAAACAGAAGTCGCTCCTCAGGAAGCACATGACTGTTCACTCTGGTGAGAGGAAGTACTCCTGCTCCCAATGCGACAGGCGGTTTGCATACCGGGAGAGTCTGAAGCTTCACCTGCGCACACACTCAGGGGAGAGACCTTTCAAATGTACTGTGTGTGGTAAAGACTTTGCGGATAAAGGTTATCTGAAGACGCATCTGAAGATCCACAGCAACCAGAAAAACTACCATTGTGGGGTTTGTGGGCAGAAGTTCATAAGGATTGGGGTGCTGAACATACACCTGCGCTCACACACCGGTGAGAGGCCTTACCACTGCACAGTGTGTGACAAGCAATTTGCCCGACTCGACCACCTGAAGAACCACCAGCGCACTCACACAGGTGAGAAACCATACACCTGTACCGAGTGCGGTAAAAGCTTCACTCAGTCTGGAGATCTGACTAAACACAAGCGCCTCCACACTGGGGAGAGGCCATTTGAATGTTCTGAATGCCACAAACGCTTTATCTGCTCTGCTTCTCTGACCCTGCACGTGAGGACCCACACTCACCGTGACGTAAAGCCATACTCCTGCCaagagtgtgggaagagcttttaTGAACAGAGTCATGTGAACGGCCACATGAAAATCCACAAGGGGAAACGTTTTTCCTGCCCCCACTGCTTTATCAGCTTTGCTCGCAAGTCCAACCTCTCCAAACACCTGCTTAGATGTCATAAACCTAAATGA